A window from Opitutia bacterium ISCC 52 encodes these proteins:
- a CDS encoding arylsulfatase, giving the protein MIKPKTFCIPSILFVILVGCSDQDEAAKPQLPNVVIIYADDMGHGDLGVQNPDSKIPTPHLDRLASQGMRFTDGHSSSGICTPSRYALLTGRYHWRRMHGIVQSFGPPSFEAGEFTMARMFKAQGYKTACFGKWHLGWNWEDAIKPDANPKIYERKRKLYNPSDIDWDKSVSGGPLSQGFDTYFGDGTINFPPYAWVQDDKIVEAPTTLMEMGGRQTAEGSWEFRPGPMVDGWDPKDVLPTITEKTVEYISHQKADTPFFVYFPLTAPHAPIIPNDEFVGKSEAGGYGDFVYQVDWIAGQVMKALEENGLAENTIVIFTADNGPERYAHARLEKYDHWSSGELRGLKRDIWEGGHRVPFIVRWPGKVEAGAVTDSLIHQVDLLATLAEVTGFELSNEVAHDSLNQLPLWTGVASGPIRDHAVHNTNANGYAFRKDDWLLVDAKTGEISEPTTWYNEHTGYVREAPQGAWLFNLSDDLAQKTNLISKYPEQVAAMRAELNAIRENGRSVTR; this is encoded by the coding sequence ATGATAAAGCCCAAGACCTTTTGCATCCCTTCCATCTTATTTGTTATTCTGGTCGGTTGTTCTGATCAGGATGAGGCTGCAAAACCTCAACTCCCTAATGTCGTTATAATCTATGCTGACGACATGGGGCATGGTGATTTAGGAGTCCAAAATCCTGATTCAAAGATTCCCACACCCCATCTCGATCGATTGGCGAGTCAAGGCATGCGATTTACCGATGGGCACAGCTCTTCGGGGATTTGTACTCCCAGTCGCTACGCGCTGCTGACCGGACGTTACCACTGGCGACGTATGCACGGCATTGTCCAGTCGTTCGGACCTCCCTCCTTTGAGGCAGGTGAATTTACTATGGCACGCATGTTTAAGGCTCAGGGCTACAAGACCGCCTGTTTCGGAAAATGGCATTTGGGTTGGAATTGGGAAGACGCGATCAAACCGGATGCCAACCCGAAGATCTATGAACGCAAGCGTAAGCTTTATAACCCGTCAGATATTGACTGGGATAAATCTGTCTCAGGAGGTCCCCTAAGTCAGGGCTTTGATACTTACTTCGGCGATGGAACCATTAACTTCCCACCCTATGCATGGGTCCAGGACGATAAGATCGTCGAGGCTCCGACCACGCTAATGGAAATGGGTGGTCGGCAAACGGCTGAAGGAAGTTGGGAGTTTCGTCCAGGACCGATGGTGGATGGCTGGGATCCCAAAGATGTGCTTCCCACTATCACTGAAAAAACGGTCGAGTATATCAGTCATCAAAAAGCGGATACCCCGTTCTTTGTCTACTTTCCACTGACAGCTCCGCATGCTCCTATTATTCCGAACGACGAGTTTGTTGGGAAATCCGAGGCCGGGGGTTATGGCGACTTTGTTTATCAAGTTGATTGGATTGCAGGGCAAGTGATGAAAGCACTTGAGGAAAATGGATTAGCTGAGAACACAATAGTAATTTTCACGGCCGACAACGGCCCCGAGAGATATGCCCATGCTCGGCTGGAAAAGTATGACCACTGGAGTAGTGGTGAACTACGTGGATTAAAGCGCGACATTTGGGAGGGAGGCCATCGCGTGCCCTTTATCGTTCGTTGGCCTGGTAAAGTAGAAGCGGGTGCCGTTACCGATTCTCTGATTCATCAGGTGGATCTATTGGCCACCTTGGCCGAAGTTACAGGATTTGAACTTTCCAACGAAGTAGCGCATGACAGCTTGAACCAATTGCCTCTGTGGACTGGTGTTGCCAGTGGTCCGATCCGCGATCACGCGGTCCACAACACGAATGCCAATGGATATGCTTTCCGGAAAGATGATTGGCTTTTGGTGGACGCAAAAACTGGAGAAATCAGTGAACCTACCACATGGTACAATGAGCACACTGGCTATGTGAGAGAAGCGCCTCAAGGTGCTTGGCTTTTTAACCTAAGTGACGATCTGGCCCAAAAAACAAACTTGATTTCCAAATATCCGGAACAGGTGGCTGCTATGCGCGCTGAATTAAATGCTATCCGCGAGAATGGACGAAGCGTAACTCGATAA
- a CDS encoding sulfatase-like hydrolase/transferase — protein sequence MTSKTYLILLSLLLSSLFSQAADRPNIILMMADDQGWGDTGYNGHPHLKTPHLDKMSKEGITFTRFYSANAMCSPTRASVYTGRHPYRTGITFAMKGMLEPEEITLTKVLKKEGYTTGHFGKWHMGTLSPKKPDQNRWGAFMEDPERYYCPPWERDVDVSFVTESKVPTWDPMAHPGGIKENSSDEEKALKGTKYGNEYFTGPGQVATENVDGDDSRVLMDRAIPFIESAVKSETPFLAVIWFHTPHSPVVAGSKYKEMYSNYSENEKHYYGCITAMDEQIGRLRSKLDELNVAEDTMVWYCSDNGAARQGSPRHVGSVGGLTGFKLSLQEGGIRVPGLLVWPAKYPKRKTITTPCVTTDYFPTILAALDIPLPDDRPYDGMNIWPLIDEPNWTRTQPIGFLHNGKVWMDYKYKLISKKEEEFRLYDIIADPAEKHDLAEKLPNVFHRMKAEFEPWHQSVMADLERLEAR from the coding sequence ATGACGTCCAAAACCTATCTAATTTTACTATCACTTCTCCTGAGCTCCCTTTTCAGTCAGGCAGCAGACCGCCCCAACATCATCCTAATGATGGCGGACGATCAAGGTTGGGGAGACACCGGCTACAACGGTCATCCCCATCTAAAAACGCCTCACTTGGATAAGATGTCCAAGGAGGGCATTACCTTTACGCGCTTCTACTCGGCTAATGCGATGTGCTCACCTACTCGTGCGAGCGTTTATACGGGCAGGCATCCCTATCGCACTGGAATTACCTTTGCCATGAAAGGCATGCTCGAGCCGGAGGAGATCACCCTGACCAAGGTGCTGAAGAAAGAAGGCTACACGACCGGACACTTTGGCAAATGGCATATGGGAACCTTGTCACCCAAGAAACCCGACCAAAATCGTTGGGGTGCTTTCATGGAAGATCCTGAACGCTATTACTGCCCACCCTGGGAACGGGACGTCGATGTGAGCTTTGTTACTGAGTCGAAGGTACCTACCTGGGATCCCATGGCTCATCCGGGAGGCATCAAGGAGAATTCCTCCGACGAAGAGAAGGCACTGAAAGGCACCAAATACGGAAACGAATATTTCACCGGCCCTGGACAGGTAGCGACCGAGAATGTCGATGGCGATGATTCGCGCGTGCTCATGGATCGGGCGATTCCGTTTATCGAGAGTGCAGTCAAGTCCGAAACACCCTTCCTTGCGGTCATTTGGTTTCATACACCTCACTCGCCGGTTGTGGCCGGCTCCAAATACAAGGAGATGTATTCCAACTATTCCGAGAACGAAAAGCATTACTACGGCTGCATTACTGCCATGGATGAGCAGATTGGCCGCCTTAGAAGCAAGCTCGATGAGCTGAACGTAGCGGAGGACACCATGGTCTGGTATTGCTCCGACAATGGCGCTGCCCGTCAAGGATCACCCCGGCACGTTGGAAGCGTCGGTGGTCTTACCGGATTCAAGCTATCTCTCCAGGAAGGTGGTATCCGAGTACCAGGACTCCTCGTATGGCCGGCCAAATACCCCAAACGAAAAACCATCACCACACCCTGCGTCACCACCGACTACTTCCCCACTATTCTGGCTGCCCTCGACATTCCTCTTCCCGATGATCGCCCTTACGATGGCATGAACATCTGGCCACTGATTGATGAACCCAATTGGACTCGCACCCAACCGATTGGCTTTCTTCACAACGGAAAGGTCTGGATGGATTACAAATACAAACTCATTTCCAAGAAGGAAGAAGAGTTTCGCCTCTACGATATCATCGCCGATCCAGCGGAGAAGCATGATCTCGCGGAAAAGCTACCAAACGTATTCCACCGCATGAAGGCGGAGTTCGAGCCCTGGCACCAGAGCGTCATGGCCGACCTGGAACGACTGGAAGCAAGGTAA